In Thiospirochaeta perfilievii, a single window of DNA contains:
- a CDS encoding LacI family DNA-binding transcriptional regulator: protein MVENLTDEDIPGLSQVERMIGFKKSFEEHGLTVNEDLVFELKHFRMETGRNFARKIVNENIDIDGIFCAAGDKVALGLIDELKKLGKRIPEDYAVVGFDDIDIAELVSPPLTTIRQDLHGLGETAYNLAVQAIEKEEITQRHIEFDTTLIVRGTA from the coding sequence ATTGTAGAGAATTTAACAGATGAAGATATTCCTGGTCTTAGTCAGGTTGAAAGAATGATAGGGTTTAAAAAGTCCTTTGAAGAGCACGGTTTAACTGTTAATGAAGATTTAGTATTTGAACTAAAACATTTTAGAATGGAAACAGGCCGTAATTTTGCAAGAAAGATTGTTAATGAGAATATCGATATAGATGGAATTTTTTGCGCAGCAGGGGATAAGGTTGCACTAGGTCTAATAGATGAGCTTAAGAAGCTTGGCAAACGGATACCAGAGGATTATGCTGTTGTTGGTTTTGATGATATTGATATAGCAGAGTTAGTATCACCACCTTTAACAACTATTAGACAGGATTTACACGGACTAGGTGAGACCGCATATAATTTAGCTGTTCAGGCTATAGAGAAGGAAGAAATTACCCAGAGACATATAGAGTTTGATACAACATTAATAGTTAGGGGAACAGCTTAA
- a CDS encoding LacI family DNA-binding transcriptional regulator, whose product MAVTINDVAKMAGVSHTTVSWVIHNDPRITQKTKDKVNKAIEKLNYHPNYNARSLVKGKTDAIAVVTSFFSTYFELSVLRGIETAMGNCKKNYNLNLYSTSNREDEVLNEILYGRRADAVILLSESPSQKIINDYNAKNIPLILVENYHDELISVKSNSIKGVRMLQIISLV is encoded by the coding sequence ATGGCAGTAACAATTAATGATGTAGCAAAAATGGCAGGTGTTTCCCATACAACGGTATCATGGGTAATACACAACGATCCTAGAATTACTCAAAAGACAAAGGATAAGGTAAATAAAGCTATTGAAAAGCTAAATTATCATCCTAATTACAATGCGAGAAGTCTTGTTAAGGGTAAAACCGATGCTATTGCTGTAGTTACAAGCTTTTTCTCAACATACTTTGAGTTAAGTGTATTAAGGGGTATAGAGACTGCCATGGGCAACTGTAAGAAAAATTACAACCTTAACCTATACTCCACATCAAATAGGGAAGATGAAGTATTAAACGAGATTCTTTACGGAAGAAGAGCTGATGCAGTAATACTTTTAAGTGAATCTCCATCACAAAAAATAATTAATGATTATAATGCAAAAAACATACCTCTTATTCTTGTAGAAAATTATCATGATGAACTTATATCTGTAAAGTCAAACAGTATTAAGGGGGTAAGGATGCTGCAGATTATCTCTTTAGTATAG
- a CDS encoding Ig-like domain-containing protein, which produces MKKYIYIYLLVIFLPAIGFSLGQTEESDYKQVSGKDNWEYEVPLEGKEPGEYNLLIRAKDKANNEVFTGPFDIFVDPESDLPLVSITNPSSFMRVGGNLNIVGTARDDDSVDKVLIKVNDGEFEEVVGTQFWSYFLSADKVEDGQHTITAKAVDINGLEGREVSVTYNQDTLKPTNTIENYSNGVIFSGKVNIKGKVVDANGIKNISLSTDDQKSYNSIKFEKDKTSEFYFFDIDIDTRKLEDGPNIYWIKSDDKTGSTAYTAFLFFVDNIGPEITIIDPVEKDILNGRVSLSGKISDKIGIKSFKYIYNEVEKEITLKAGNPYWTTNIDFSAENKIDPEIVLITEDTSGNSTELKYKFNIDRESDKPLLNITSPLLDTTYKEDLIIEGYVTDDDYVKGISYTLDGDEPVVIETFNSFSKTLENLSSGSHTVKLRAIDSNDLYGDEIEIPFVIDGKSPEILLENLKKGESEIPFTPGINVTTDGGYSINGKVLSGNNIVSLKYKIGRGDFIELPLKKSDNIGETKFAINIDSSFFYGVLDFTIYAKDEFGNEVSKESNIYVKNYSVVNENWGLSYASLPGRNNILLRENKPFTIYFNGPDIKSVESEPKSDVIKINNDTQVITISSGKEGRVEDLKFIVNTDKGVYETTKFNFSVDVTNPIIVLDNPKLNSNQSTALAVSGSIKETLLSKLEYRYSNEEGFKDIKFSGTTGDYSFRTTLDIPVVSSESLSIELQATDNFGNSSTISRSFGINENKFVQTLLKEELDLNSGKSSDKPVLEVNYPQNNEVFFDKPLLSGFTRDDDSIKSIKVSDGLEGGKEITVATNGFFDIPLTEFGEGSKTLYVTAIDINGVESKSKKISYTFQAKKSSINIKRYREEAYEGDYNLGVLINREPSASLIGSVLEDINGDLSYRINDDPLKKIEIIDGSFTINLPKGLPWGRNEVLLTYTDMYGREESFKSFFFIVDKININGIKDELGLYFSDERLSSEYIDLGSNKPLIGYFNGRSIKDITLEAEKGTVPDFIEVKNRDNTIIIDSKGNGISKGVRVVVTTVDNDIFYSNFFKFIKDDFSPEIELETLDNQFIRGSINLIGRIKDNLKVSSLSYSINSGITWQDLELAIPKEPVKKEKYTATSPLDNIKVVKEEPKEFIFTQEVDFSNRADGGYSIWIKGVDLSGREVVKKISFIKDNTNPEISLFIPGNDEINGVITLIGKSKDNIELDSISYSKDEKSFTPVVASGVFNFDIDFGEDEVFPETFVIRALDKAGNYKDIYPLFNINREGDKPVVQIQTPINKEIIRNDFIISGMVFDDDGVGEILYSLDGGDLYPIAKNENNFSVNIPLESITNNEHTITVKAVDVLGVESDVVTSTFWVSKEEPTSNLILPSIDDTKNGTIKLVGTSFDENGIDSVYVSTDNGVSYQKAQGKDNWTYNFNTKNIKDGTYSLFVKAIDKLKTEGFYSTLINIDNTPPELVIIQPVDGDILSDKIVFSGRSSDNIGLKRVDYKIYTHTQAESNNIVVGEGNLTNNGIFNIDIPLEGFEPGEYNIELIAYDKADNRSISTRNFTVTPSDNAGDIELLFPQPGSNQTGVFEISGKILGFKPVDFVECFIDGELFSEIKVNEFNYFNLKVNTRSFKDGEHTISLKGTLEDGQVYDTPNYTFNIQNSGAWLEITNMKTGENISGRPFLTGKAGYIGDESITPILVEVSLDNGQIFHPAVGQSSWEFRVETWQYEDGLTPILVRSKYSNGESKTSRVAVNIDRTDPTVSVIEDLEMGRFNDSIKMSGTAFDSNGLTDISVILRDGSKSNYEVPGLFQGMFIDIETGYGKLYGTGIGFTFFDDNVKLQFTYGETRTSSIDARIKGAFYGGKLLANIYTLEYGAFLGPDFSPFSSSLAFGASFTNKTLSVSDMDSIMWYSAVVSQLEFIKVKFDSKYISSLSLYLDFEATLISSENTGGFFPRLGIGSRITLF; this is translated from the coding sequence ATGAAGAAATATATCTATATATATCTACTGGTTATTTTTCTACCAGCAATTGGTTTTTCCCTAGGACAGACAGAGGAGTCCGATTATAAACAGGTCTCTGGAAAGGATAACTGGGAGTATGAAGTTCCTCTAGAAGGGAAGGAGCCTGGAGAGTATAATCTTCTAATAAGAGCTAAAGACAAGGCAAATAATGAGGTGTTTACTGGCCCCTTTGATATCTTTGTTGATCCAGAGTCCGATCTACCACTAGTTTCAATTACAAATCCATCATCCTTTATGAGGGTTGGTGGTAATCTTAATATTGTAGGTACTGCTAGGGATGATGATAGTGTAGATAAAGTTTTAATAAAAGTTAATGATGGTGAGTTTGAAGAAGTTGTAGGTACACAGTTCTGGAGCTACTTTTTAAGTGCAGATAAAGTAGAGGATGGACAGCATACAATAACTGCAAAAGCTGTGGATATTAATGGTCTAGAAGGTAGGGAGGTCTCTGTAACCTATAATCAGGACACCTTAAAACCTACAAATACAATAGAGAACTACAGTAATGGAGTTATTTTTTCAGGTAAGGTTAATATTAAAGGTAAGGTTGTTGATGCCAATGGAATAAAAAATATATCCCTTAGTACCGATGACCAAAAATCATATAACTCTATAAAGTTTGAGAAGGATAAAACCAGCGAGTTTTATTTTTTTGATATAGATATAGATACTAGAAAATTAGAAGATGGGCCTAATATCTACTGGATTAAAAGTGATGATAAAACAGGTTCAACAGCCTATACTGCATTTCTCTTTTTTGTCGATAATATTGGACCAGAAATAACCATTATTGACCCTGTAGAGAAGGATATACTAAATGGTAGGGTCTCTTTAAGTGGTAAAATTAGTGATAAGATTGGAATAAAATCCTTTAAATATATATATAACGAAGTAGAGAAAGAGATAACATTAAAAGCTGGGAACCCCTATTGGACTACAAATATAGATTTTTCAGCTGAGAATAAAATCGATCCTGAAATAGTTTTAATTACAGAGGATACATCTGGAAACTCCACAGAGTTAAAGTACAAATTTAATATAGATAGAGAGAGTGATAAACCTCTACTTAATATAACATCCCCTCTATTGGATACAACATATAAAGAGGATCTAATAATTGAGGGGTATGTTACAGATGATGACTATGTAAAGGGGATATCCTATACATTAGATGGGGATGAACCAGTTGTAATAGAGACATTTAACTCTTTCTCTAAAACATTAGAAAATCTGTCATCTGGATCCCACACAGTTAAACTTAGGGCTATAGATAGTAACGATCTCTATGGAGATGAGATTGAAATACCCTTTGTTATAGATGGAAAATCCCCTGAGATTTTATTAGAAAACCTAAAAAAAGGTGAGAGTGAAATACCCTTTACACCTGGAATAAATGTGACTACAGATGGTGGTTATAGTATAAATGGAAAAGTTTTATCTGGTAATAACATAGTCTCTTTAAAGTATAAGATTGGTAGGGGGGATTTTATTGAGCTTCCCCTTAAAAAAAGTGACAATATTGGAGAGACAAAATTTGCTATAAACATTGATAGTAGTTTTTTTTATGGAGTTCTGGATTTTACCATATATGCTAAAGATGAGTTTGGGAATGAAGTCTCTAAAGAGTCTAATATCTATGTAAAAAACTACTCAGTAGTAAATGAAAATTGGGGTCTATCCTACGCCTCTCTTCCTGGAAGAAATAATATTCTATTAAGGGAAAATAAACCATTTACTATCTATTTTAATGGGCCAGATATTAAGTCGGTAGAGTCAGAACCAAAAAGCGATGTTATTAAAATAAATAATGATACTCAAGTTATTACAATATCAAGTGGAAAAGAGGGCAGAGTAGAGGATTTAAAGTTTATAGTTAATACTGATAAGGGTGTATATGAAACTACTAAGTTTAACTTTAGTGTAGATGTTACAAACCCTATAATAGTGCTAGACAATCCAAAGTTAAATTCTAATCAATCTACAGCCTTAGCTGTTTCTGGTTCTATTAAGGAGACTCTATTAAGTAAGTTAGAGTATAGGTACTCAAATGAAGAGGGATTTAAGGATATTAAGTTTTCAGGAACCACTGGAGATTATAGTTTTAGAACTACTCTAGATATTCCTGTAGTAAGTAGTGAATCACTATCAATAGAGTTACAAGCAACGGATAATTTTGGAAACAGCTCTACAATTAGTAGATCCTTTGGTATAAATGAAAATAAGTTTGTTCAGACTCTTCTTAAGGAGGAGTTAGATTTAAATAGTGGGAAATCCTCTGATAAACCTGTTTTAGAGGTTAACTACCCACAAAATAACGAGGTATTTTTTGATAAGCCTCTGCTCTCTGGGTTTACAAGGGATGATGACTCTATTAAGTCTATTAAAGTAAGTGATGGTTTAGAGGGAGGTAAAGAGATAACTGTAGCAACAAATGGTTTTTTTGATATTCCTCTTACAGAGTTTGGTGAGGGGTCTAAAACCCTCTATGTTACAGCAATAGATATTAATGGGGTCGAGTCTAAATCAAAAAAAATAAGTTATACATTTCAGGCTAAAAAGAGTTCTATAAATATAAAAAGATATAGAGAAGAAGCTTATGAAGGGGATTATAACCTTGGTGTTTTAATTAATAGAGAACCATCTGCATCTTTGATTGGAAGTGTTCTAGAGGATATTAATGGAGACTTAAGTTATAGAATAAATGATGACCCTTTAAAGAAAATTGAGATTATAGATGGCAGTTTTACCATTAACCTACCAAAGGGCCTTCCATGGGGAAGAAATGAGGTTCTCCTTACTTATACCGATATGTATGGTAGAGAGGAGAGCTTCAAATCCTTCTTTTTTATTGTTGATAAGATAAATATAAATGGTATAAAGGATGAGTTAGGTCTATATTTTTCCGATGAAAGATTATCTAGTGAGTATATTGATCTAGGTTCAAATAAGCCTTTAATTGGTTATTTTAATGGTAGAAGTATCAAAGATATAACTTTAGAAGCAGAGAAAGGCACAGTTCCTGATTTTATAGAAGTAAAAAATAGAGATAATACTATTATTATAGACTCTAAGGGAAATGGTATATCTAAGGGTGTTCGAGTTGTTGTTACAACTGTAGATAATGATATATTTTATTCAAACTTTTTTAAGTTTATTAAAGATGATTTTAGTCCGGAGATAGAGTTAGAAACCCTTGATAATCAATTTATTAGGGGTAGCATAAATTTAATTGGTAGGATAAAAGACAACCTAAAAGTAAGTAGTTTAAGTTACTCTATAAATAGTGGAATTACATGGCAGGATCTTGAATTAGCTATACCAAAGGAGCCTGTTAAGAAGGAGAAGTACACAGCTACCTCCCCATTAGATAATATAAAAGTTGTAAAAGAGGAACCAAAAGAGTTTATCTTTACCCAAGAGGTAGATTTTAGTAATAGGGCTGATGGTGGTTATAGCATCTGGATTAAAGGGGTTGATTTAAGTGGCAGGGAAGTTGTAAAAAAAATATCCTTTATTAAAGATAATACAAATCCCGAAATCTCCCTATTTATACCGGGGAACGATGAGATAAATGGTGTAATTACATTAATTGGGAAGTCAAAGGATAATATCGAGTTAGACAGTATATCATACTCTAAGGATGAAAAGAGTTTTACCCCAGTAGTTGCTTCTGGTGTTTTTAACTTTGACATCGATTTTGGAGAGGATGAAGTATTTCCTGAAACTTTTGTAATAAGAGCTCTTGATAAAGCTGGTAATTATAAGGATATATACCCTCTATTTAACATTAATAGGGAGGGGGATAAGCCTGTAGTTCAAATTCAGACACCTATAAATAAAGAGATAATAAGGAATGACTTTATTATTTCAGGTATGGTTTTTGATGATGATGGAGTAGGGGAGATTCTCTACTCGCTAGATGGTGGAGATCTCTATCCTATAGCTAAAAATGAGAATAACTTCTCGGTAAATATTCCCTTAGAGAGTATTACAAATAATGAACATACAATAACTGTAAAGGCTGTAGATGTATTAGGGGTAGAGAGTGATGTTGTAACTTCTACTTTCTGGGTCTCTAAGGAGGAGCCAACTAGTAACCTTATTCTACCAAGCATTGATGATACAAAAAATGGTACAATAAAGCTTGTTGGAACTAGTTTTGATGAAAATGGAATAGACTCAGTTTATGTTTCTACCGATAATGGTGTTTCATATCAAAAAGCCCAGGGTAAGGATAACTGGACATATAATTTTAATACAAAAAATATAAAAGATGGTACATACTCCCTATTTGTTAAAGCAATTGATAAATTAAAAACAGAAGGGTTTTACTCTACCCTTATTAATATTGATAATACCCCTCCTGAGCTTGTGATAATCCAACCGGTTGATGGTGATATCCTATCAGATAAAATTGTATTTAGTGGAAGAAGTAGCGATAATATTGGCCTTAAACGTGTAGATTATAAGATCTATACCCATACCCAGGCAGAAAGTAATAATATAGTTGTAGGGGAAGGAAACCTTACTAACAATGGTATATTTAATATTGATATTCCATTAGAAGGATTTGAGCCTGGTGAGTATAATATAGAGCTAATAGCCTATGATAAAGCTGATAATAGATCTATTTCTACCCGTAATTTTACAGTAACTCCTTCTGATAATGCAGGAGATATTGAGCTTCTATTTCCACAACCCGGCTCTAATCAGACAGGTGTTTTTGAGATATCTGGAAAAATTCTTGGTTTTAAACCTGTAGATTTTGTAGAGTGTTTTATTGATGGGGAGTTATTTAGTGAGATTAAAGTTAATGAATTTAACTACTTTAATCTTAAAGTTAATACTAGAAGTTTTAAAGATGGAGAGCATACTATATCTTTAAAAGGAACCCTTGAAGATGGTCAGGTTTACGATACTCCAAACTACACCTTTAATATTCAAAATAGTGGTGCTTGGTTGGAAATAACAAATATGAAAACCGGAGAGAATATATCTGGAAGGCCATTTTTAACTGGAAAAGCAGGATATATTGGGGATGAGAGTATTACTCCTATCCTAGTAGAAGTAAGTCTTGATAATGGACAAATATTTCATCCTGCAGTTGGTCAGTCCTCTTGGGAATTTAGAGTTGAAACATGGCAGTATGAAGACGGATTAACTCCAATACTTGTACGATCTAAATACTCTAATGGAGAGAGTAAAACAAGTAGAGTTGCTGTTAATATTGATAGAACTGACCCTACGGTCTCTGTTATAGAAGACCTTGAAATGGGTAGGTTTAACGATAGTATTAAAATGTCTGGTACAGCTTTTGATTCCAATGGTTTAACTGATATCTCTGTTATATTAAGGGATGGATCTAAGTCAAACTATGAGGTACCAGGTCTTTTCCAAGGAATGTTTATAGATATTGAGACAGGATATGGAAAGCTTTATGGAACCGGTATAGGATTCACATTTTTTGACGACAATGTAAAACTTCAATTTACATATGGAGAGACAAGAACATCTTCTATTGATGCTAGGATTAAGGGAGCATTTTATGGCGGTAAGTTGTTGGCTAATATCTATACATTAGAGTACGGGGCATTCTTAGGTCCAGATTTTAGCCCATTCTCTTCATCTCTGGCCTTTGGGGCAAGTTTTACTAATAAAACCCTATCTGTAAGTGATATGGATTCAATAATGTGGTACTCAGCTGTTGTAAGTCAATTAGAGTTTATTAAAGTTAAATTTGACTCAAAATATATCAGTTCTCTATCCCTATATTTAGACTTTGAAGCTACACTTATAAGTTCTGAGAATACTGGTGGTTTTTTCCCTAGGTTAGGAATAGGTTCTAGGATAACACTGTTCTAG
- a CDS encoding ABC transporter substrate-binding protein, translated as MKGKVIIAGLILSLGLFLTFLIVINNRKKIEGEINLVINSSNSKYDNFSENILKSYSYKSDKRVKITTSVKNESNYLGYINKSFLLENSEDIFYTVFSSQLYNSLREKSGLRYFDNYITEDLVKPFYTLSMDSSSYFYIPITWSPWGIYYNKEIFKEYNLKEPSTLDELDTLCAKMLDYNITPFSMLQDLKWPITAWFDYLNIRLNGIQFHKNLLNGLIEFTDQRVLQTYERLYLLINKGYFYFDDSIEWTEMLKQIDSRETAMVLGGAFYYENASEKLKKNLGWFPFPLVDVGESYNEIISSSGFVGKTVAGVNEDVFEDFYKYALSEGGQNIVVNYSNLYPINEKSLNKLNREDLNKAYTHIKNSTSLTSSFERNSNETIIQPLKWSISSLFNISDKEEIKVILSKLEEIRISSLKLE; from the coding sequence TTGAAAGGAAAAGTAATAATAGCAGGTCTTATATTATCATTAGGCCTGTTTTTAACATTTTTAATAGTCATAAATAACAGAAAAAAAATAGAAGGTGAAATTAATTTAGTAATTAATTCCTCAAATAGTAAATACGATAATTTTAGTGAAAATATTTTGAAATCTTATTCATATAAGAGTGATAAGAGGGTTAAAATTACCACGTCGGTTAAAAATGAATCAAATTATTTAGGATATATAAATAAAAGTTTTTTATTAGAAAACAGTGAGGATATTTTTTATACAGTTTTTAGCTCTCAGTTATATAATAGTTTAAGGGAGAAATCAGGGCTTAGATACTTCGATAATTATATAACGGAAGATCTTGTAAAACCATTTTACACCTTAAGTATGGATTCAAGTAGTTATTTTTATATACCTATAACTTGGTCTCCTTGGGGTATATATTATAATAAGGAGATCTTTAAAGAGTACAATTTGAAAGAACCTTCTACCTTAGATGAGTTAGATACTCTTTGTGCAAAGATGCTAGATTACAATATTACTCCTTTTTCTATGCTACAAGATTTAAAATGGCCAATAACCGCATGGTTTGATTACCTTAATATTAGATTAAACGGTATTCAGTTTCATAAAAACTTATTAAATGGATTGATTGAATTTACAGATCAAAGAGTCTTACAAACTTATGAAAGATTATATCTATTGATAAATAAAGGATATTTCTATTTCGATGATTCGATTGAGTGGACAGAAATGTTAAAACAGATTGATAGCAGAGAAACAGCTATGGTTTTAGGAGGAGCATTTTATTACGAAAATGCATCAGAAAAATTAAAGAAGAATTTAGGTTGGTTTCCTTTCCCTCTAGTTGATGTTGGAGAAAGTTATAATGAGATAATATCATCTTCTGGTTTTGTTGGCAAAACTGTTGCAGGTGTAAATGAAGATGTTTTCGAAGACTTCTATAAATATGCTCTATCAGAAGGTGGACAAAATATTGTAGTAAATTATTCAAATTTATATCCTATTAACGAAAAATCTTTAAATAAACTAAATCGAGAAGATTTAAATAAAGCATATACTCATATAAAAAATTCTACATCATTAACATCTTCCTTTGAAAGAAATAGTAATGAAACAATTATACAACCTCTTAAATGGTCTATTTCTTCATTATTTAACATTAGTGATAAAGAAGAAATAAAAGTAATTTTAAGCAAACTAGAAGAAATTCGTATCTCAAGTCTAAAATTGGAATAA